A window from uncultured Desulfobacter sp. encodes these proteins:
- a CDS encoding ATP-binding protein — protein MNDIENKKIPLKRKKGRHLSIFLRTVLLGWGLAIVPLFVFMMITVPKQKDIFVNTMASKAKGLAASLHDVAASAAVNEDYSSVVSSAQVLLKGDPDIDFLIIMKNDGFALVVEQKKWTVSQLDGAHFVRPVRETSWQIETSPLFQRRVFHFAQPFDYSGIQWGWIHVGLSLEEYDKSVDVLYKSTGVLALVCILISLLGSIFYARQIVQPILALQSVVQKIAGGDLGVRAKTRRNDELGELAFSVNTMADSLLKRNNILESVRFAAYHFLQDQPWQESIVKVLEDIGMGADISRAVFHRIIKDDDDIWGAKKRFEWTAPDISPEQEDPEYRMICFEKRGVAHWIDILGAGEPLSVSLQDCTAEEQILLAYSQIQSLMLIPVFVESKWWGVFALEECVEPREWTSAEISSFSALADMLGATVVRQGFQKDLIKARDHLEAQVQQRTKELENQIEAKEQALSDLSVAQTSLVEASREAGMAEVATGVLHNVGNVLNSVNVSATLILDTLRESRAGNVLKIAGMMDLAPEELARFLTRDPKGEKIPKYLLSLGKALSDEHDRLFSETTELAGRIEHIKEIVAMQQNYGRVSGISETISPEKLMEDALMLNQGALVRHHVVVEKNYENLPEVVVDKHKVLQILLNFINNAKYACSDSDKLEKIITLGIYKGQGDTFCLSVADNGIGIEPENLNRIFQHGFTTRKTGHGFGLHSGALAAKEMGGRVWVDSKGLGQGAVFTVELPMESGKVVS, from the coding sequence TTGAACGACATTGAAAACAAAAAAATTCCTTTGAAAAGGAAAAAAGGCCGGCACCTAAGTATTTTTTTGCGTACCGTGCTGCTGGGATGGGGCCTGGCCATCGTTCCCCTGTTCGTTTTCATGATGATTACCGTTCCCAAACAAAAGGATATTTTTGTTAATACCATGGCGTCCAAAGCCAAGGGCCTTGCCGCCTCGTTGCATGATGTGGCTGCAAGTGCCGCCGTCAATGAGGATTATTCCAGTGTTGTCAGTTCAGCCCAGGTCTTGCTGAAAGGGGATCCGGATATTGATTTTTTGATCATCATGAAAAATGATGGGTTTGCCCTGGTCGTTGAGCAGAAAAAATGGACGGTATCCCAGTTGGATGGTGCCCACTTTGTCAGACCGGTACGGGAAACTTCATGGCAGATTGAAACAAGTCCTTTGTTTCAGCGGCGTGTCTTTCATTTTGCCCAACCCTTTGATTATTCAGGCATTCAATGGGGATGGATTCATGTGGGGCTTTCCCTTGAGGAGTATGATAAAAGTGTAGACGTGCTCTACAAAAGTACGGGCGTCCTTGCACTGGTCTGTATTTTGATCAGTCTGTTAGGTTCCATTTTTTATGCACGGCAGATCGTCCAGCCGATTCTGGCGCTTCAGTCTGTGGTTCAAAAAATTGCCGGCGGAGATCTGGGCGTCAGGGCAAAGACCCGCAGAAATGATGAGCTCGGAGAACTTGCATTTTCCGTAAACACCATGGCGGATTCTCTGTTGAAAAGAAATAATATTCTGGAAAGTGTCCGGTTTGCCGCCTATCATTTTTTGCAGGACCAGCCCTGGCAGGAAAGTATAGTCAAGGTGCTTGAGGATATTGGCATGGGAGCTGATATCAGCAGGGCCGTATTTCATAGAATTATAAAGGATGACGACGATATCTGGGGGGCAAAAAAACGTTTTGAATGGACGGCCCCGGACATATCTCCCGAGCAGGAAGATCCGGAATACAGAATGATCTGTTTTGAAAAACGAGGGGTCGCACATTGGATCGACATTCTTGGGGCGGGGGAGCCTCTGTCTGTTTCCTTGCAGGATTGCACCGCTGAAGAGCAGATTCTTTTAGCGTATTCGCAAATTCAGTCTCTTATGCTTATTCCTGTTTTTGTGGAAAGCAAATGGTGGGGCGTTTTTGCCTTAGAAGAGTGTGTAGAACCCCGGGAATGGACCTCGGCAGAGATCAGCAGTTTCAGTGCCCTGGCGGATATGCTCGGGGCTACCGTTGTCCGGCAGGGATTCCAAAAAGATCTGATCAAGGCCAGGGATCATCTTGAGGCCCAGGTCCAGCAGCGTACCAAAGAGCTTGAGAACCAGATTGAGGCCAAAGAACAAGCCTTGTCAGATCTCTCCGTAGCCCAGACGTCACTGGTGGAAGCCTCCAGGGAGGCCGGCATGGCGGAAGTAGCCACCGGCGTTCTCCATAATGTAGGCAATGTCCTGAACAGCGTCAACGTCTCGGCCACGTTGATTCTGGATACCTTGCGTGAATCCAGGGCCGGCAATGTGCTCAAAATTGCCGGGATGATGGATCTTGCCCCCGAAGAGCTGGCCCGGTTTTTAACCCGGGACCCCAAGGGCGAGAAAATCCCCAAATATTTGCTATCCCTCGGCAAGGCCCTTTCAGATGAGCACGATCGGCTGTTTTCTGAAACAACGGAACTTGCCGGCCGCATCGAGCACATCAAGGAGATTGTGGCCATGCAGCAAAATTACGGCCGGGTTTCCGGGATCAGCGAAACCATTTCTCCTGAAAAGTTAATGGAAGATGCTTTGATGCTCAATCAAGGGGCACTGGTCCGGCATCACGTTGTTGTTGAAAAAAATTACGAAAATCTTCCCGAGGTGGTGGTGGACAAGCACAAGGTGTTGCAGATTCTGTTAAATTTTATCAATAATGCAAAATACGCCTGCTCGGACAGTGATAAACTTGAAAAAATCATCACACTGGGCATATACAAGGGGCAAGGCGATACCTTCTGTCTCTCTGTTGCAGACAACGGGATCGGCATAGAGCCCGAAAATCTGAACCGTATTTTTCAGCATGGCTTTACAACCCGGAAAACCGGGCACGGTTTCGGCCTGCACTCCGGAGCCCTGGCCGCCAAGGAGATGGGCGGGCGTGTCTGGGTAGACAGCAAAGGTCTGGGGCAGGGCGCTGTATTCACCGTTGAACTGCCGATGGAATCCGGGAAGGTCGTATCATGA
- a CDS encoding PhnD/SsuA/transferrin family substrate-binding protein, producing MSLLAFCFFMGAVNLYAQDSTDEAVQDSEIVRFGFIDTIMGNVNENDVKVAVSVWIKSLTQEMSLPVDAVIAIYSALSEVASNLAENRVDVVYITTPQLFAVQELLAEDALLAVQQSGSITEEYIVLVPDNSPAGNVGDLKGKKLRVLDNARTCLSLHWLNVFLSEKGLGILDTHFKNYKLVNKINDAVLPVFFKQADACLVTRKGFDVMVELNPQIARQMKIISTSPSYIPAVLTFRESYQSEIKHILLRDIQKMVESSSGAQLLTIFQMDGMQQISKADLADTISLLEKDQRTGH from the coding sequence TTGAGTCTGTTGGCCTTCTGTTTTTTTATGGGGGCCGTAAATCTATATGCTCAAGATTCGACGGATGAAGCGGTCCAAGACTCTGAAATCGTCCGGTTCGGATTTATAGATACGATCATGGGTAACGTCAATGAAAATGATGTTAAAGTTGCCGTAAGTGTATGGATCAAAAGCCTGACCCAGGAGATGAGCCTTCCGGTGGACGCCGTTATCGCCATCTATTCGGCCCTGTCCGAGGTAGCATCGAATCTGGCGGAAAACCGGGTGGATGTCGTCTATATCACCACCCCTCAGCTGTTTGCAGTACAGGAACTGTTGGCCGAAGACGCACTGCTTGCCGTCCAACAGTCCGGCTCCATCACAGAAGAATATATAGTGCTTGTCCCTGACAACAGCCCGGCCGGTAACGTCGGGGATCTGAAAGGCAAAAAGTTGAGGGTGCTGGACAATGCGCGAACCTGTTTGAGTCTGCACTGGCTCAATGTCTTTTTATCGGAAAAAGGGCTTGGCATACTCGATACGCATTTTAAAAATTATAAACTGGTAAACAAGATAAATGATGCGGTCCTTCCGGTGTTTTTTAAACAGGCGGATGCCTGCCTGGTCACCCGGAAAGGGTTTGACGTCATGGTGGAACTTAACCCGCAAATTGCCCGGCAGATGAAAATAATCAGCACATCTCCATCCTATATACCGGCAGTGCTCACTTTTCGTGAATCCTATCAATCAGAGATCAAGCATATACTGCTCAGGGATATTCAAAAAATGGTTGAGTCGTCATCCGGAGCGCAGCTGCTCACCATATTTCAAATGGACGGTATGCAGCAGATCTCCAAAGCGGATCTTGCAGATACCATTTCTTTGTTGGAAAAGGATCAAAGGACAGGCCATTGA
- a CDS encoding PhnD/SsuA/transferrin family substrate-binding protein, protein MILVIVALLVPEPATSEEIVHMGFSRSIIGEINENDTMAALKLWGTQLILGGDNEISVLPTIYNDIGEIENAFNQKTLDLINLSAVDFFHLQHWISDEQFIFAVYGGTLSVEYLLIVREKSRFADIKDLNKAVLRFPKDARSNLGRVWLDVELAKAGLPAVEQFFDKVVSVNKISEAVLPVFFGKTDACLVTRNGFNTMAELNPQISQQLRVMAASKGYIPGFMGFRKDYQSKVKRIIINNIKNWHQTSAGHQLLTMFQMDDLVLESIDVLAPTMELIKEHQHFLGTDSTSPRSQAKPR, encoded by the coding sequence ATGATTCTGGTCATTGTCGCCTTATTGGTGCCTGAACCGGCAACGTCGGAAGAGATCGTTCATATGGGATTTTCCAGATCGATCATCGGTGAGATTAACGAGAATGATACGATGGCTGCATTGAAGCTGTGGGGAACGCAGTTGATATTGGGGGGTGATAATGAAATCAGCGTTCTGCCGACAATATATAATGATATTGGGGAAATTGAAAATGCGTTTAATCAAAAGACGCTGGATCTTATCAACTTAAGTGCGGTTGATTTTTTTCATTTGCAGCATTGGATATCCGATGAACAATTTATTTTTGCCGTTTATGGGGGCACGCTCAGTGTTGAATATCTTTTGATTGTCAGAGAAAAGAGCCGTTTTGCAGATATTAAAGATCTTAACAAAGCTGTTTTAAGGTTTCCAAAGGATGCAAGATCTAACTTGGGTCGCGTCTGGTTGGATGTTGAACTGGCAAAGGCAGGATTACCTGCAGTAGAACAGTTCTTTGATAAGGTGGTGTCTGTCAACAAGATTTCCGAGGCCGTCCTTCCGGTTTTTTTCGGCAAGACGGATGCCTGCCTGGTGACCCGAAACGGATTCAATACCATGGCGGAACTTAATCCCCAGATTTCACAGCAGCTTAGAGTTATGGCCGCGTCCAAAGGATACATCCCCGGTTTTATGGGGTTTCGCAAAGATTATCAATCCAAAGTGAAGCGTATCATTATAAACAATATTAAAAATTGGCATCAGACATCTGCTGGTCACCAGCTTCTGACTATGTTTCAAATGGACGATCTTGTATTGGAATCAATTGACGTCCTGGCCCCCACAATGGAACTGATTAAAGAACACCAGCATTTTTTGGGTACTGACAGCACCTCCCCCCGATCGCAAGCCAAGCCAAGGTAA